The following are from one region of the Vanessa cardui chromosome 3, ilVanCard2.1, whole genome shotgun sequence genome:
- the LOC124543818 gene encoding protein Son-like isoform X1, with translation MTTLIDKIEMLIKREKTTPERKKDDTTKSSSEILSELFSAFNADPPKIDEIPHKKSKKSKKKHKKEKKKRSRSVSSDSDSEKSEYSHKRKKRKKSKSKKRKEVRSPSNCRSGTPEIKPNTQLLKTKIKKESIQFKPETKVKKEIKINKVPDTKVPAKTVDSNKTNSSSSVDTSTIPMPESPKEIKLESNDLRLQLDKKIDTTTESDKAKGKIQIKNLKFSAVFEETVKKAEEEARKKAEKVEEGEYTDSSSSSERDEESNSQFPKSSDPGGILKKQAAEEVKVPDKVSTEDKSSIKPKQTESTNKTSKKERSRSRKRSRSKSRRSRSHSTSRRRRHRSRSKSKRRSRSRHRSRSKRRSKSRSRHRSSSKSRHRSSSKSRHRSSSKSRHRSRHHSPRHRSRRSRSPTGVKLADSEKKRLLEVARRNAINMLKNGAVPAGAAVLPPHTRNQVMAAIQSGGKSVDELTDFCKHLSKKEALGELSSVSSNDDDMSENEDTIAFHHPFLVKEKAPIVMNIRGGAPLPAKSSILPIANKEELRLQFPVSSGTQHREKASEWVPVSPKKDMQVAKLNAKSPTRSTTPPYPMGLCSAPLALPASSSTSPSYLKSFTTGSQLSSVPALPAPGPQAYPPGVDSPTIDVESIVSQKLLMIRKEQEQNELDSTQGVLSLPQFGWSKESRPGQFTGSTGAHILTPRELASGTQAWAKKDQLVRAAPVEGGMGMQLLQKMGWTPGQGLGKEGTGTLQPLLLEVKLDTRGLTSKDEISSRHGKSMKPQRLGRRGSAPLMAGGKHPVSLLGEYCSKQKLGPPEYNLCFECGPDHKKNFLFKVKVAGVEYQPAVASANKKQAKADAAQLALQKLGNCGQSQEIAKRR, from the exons ATGACtactttaattgataaaatagaaatgttaattaaaagagAAAAGACTACACCAGAACGAAAGAAAGATGACACCACTAAGTCCTCGAGTGAGATACTTTCCGAACTTTTTAGTGCCTTTAATGCCGACCCACCGAAAATTGATGAAATTCctcataaaaaatctaaaaaaagtaaaaagaaacataaaaaggaaaaaaagaaGCGTAGTCGCAGCGTAAGTTCGGATAGTGACTCAGAAAAGAGTGAATATTCTcacaaaagaaagaaaagaaaaaaatctaaatcaaaaaaaCGAAAGGAAGTAAGATCTCCTTCAAACTGTCGTTCCGGAACACCCGAAATAAAACCTAATACACAACTGCTTAAAACAAAGATCAAAAAAGAATCTATCCAATTCAAACCAGAAACTAAAGTTAAAaaggaaatcaaaatcaataaagtACCGGATACCAAGGTACCTGCTAAGACTGTAGATTCAAACAAGACAAATTCCTCATCAAGTGTAGATACAAGCACAATACCAATGCCAGAATCTCCAAAGGAAATAAAACTTGAATCTAATGATCTCCGATTACAGCTAGACAAAAAGATTGATACCACAACAGAAAGTGACAAAGCAAAaggaaaaattcaaataaaaaacttaaaattcagTGCAGTGTTTGAGGAAACAGTTAAAAAAGCAGAAGAAGAAGCAAGAAAGAAAGCTGAAAAGGTCGAAGAGGGTGAATATACTGATTCATCTAGCAGTTCCGAAAGAGACGAGGAGTCTAATTCACAATTCCCTAAGTCATCAGATCCTGGTGGTATATTAAAAAAGCAGGCTGCTGAAGAAGTCAAAgt TCCTGATAAGGTGAGCACAGAAGATAAGTCTTCCATTAAACCAAAGCAAACGGAAAGTACAAACAAGACTTCAAAGAAAGAAAGGAGTCGATCCAGAAAGAG aTCCCGTAGCAAGTCTAGGCGTTCCAGATCTCACTCGACATCACGACGTAGACGTCACAGATCACGGTCAAAGTCAAAGCGTAGAAGTCGCTCCAGACATAGATCTAGATCAAAACGAAGATCAAAATCGAGATCACGGCACAGGTCTTCCTCAAAATCGCGACACAGGTCCTCGTCGAAATCACGCCACAGATCCTCCTCGAAATCACGACATAGGTCTAGACATCATTCACCGAGACATAGGAGTCGGAGATCTAG ATCACCAACAGGTGTAAAATTAGCTGATAGTGAAAAGAAACGTCTTCTAGAAGTAGCAAGGCGAAATGCAATCAATATGCTTAAAAATGGAGCTGTACCGGCCGGAGCAGCTGTTTTACCTCCACACACAAGAAATCAAGTCATGGCTGCCATACAATCCGGAG GTAAATCTGTGGATGAACTGACAGACTTCTGCAAGCATCTATCAAAAAAAGAAGCACTGGGTGAACTGTCATCTGTCTCCTCTAATGATGATGACATGAGTGAGAACGAAGATACCATAGCATTTCATCATCCCTTCTTAGTCAAAGAAAAGGCCCCTATTGTTATGAATATAAGA GGTGGGGCCCCTCTGCCAGCAAAATCCTCTATACTGCCAATAGCAAATAAAGAAGAACTTCGACTTCAGTTTCCTGTGTCTTCTGGTACACAGCATAGAGAAAAAGCATCAGAATGGGTTCCTGTTTCACCTAAAAAGGACATG CAAGTTGCAAAGCTGAATGCCAAATCACCGACAAGATCCACCACACCTCCATATCCAATGGG TTTATGTTCTGCCCCATTGGCGCTTCCTGCGTCATCATCGACTTCTCCTTCATATTTGAAGAGTTTTACAACTGGGAGTC aGCTATCATCGGTTCCTGCTTTACCAGCTCCCGGCCCTCAGGCATATCCCCCGGGTGTAGATTCTCCAACTATC gaCGTGGAGTCTATCGTTTCCCAGAAGTTACTAATGATTCGTAAAGAACAAGAACAAAATGAATTAGATAGCACACAAggt GTGTTATCGCTCCCGCAGTTCGGGTGGTCGAAGGAGAGCCGGCCGGGCCAGTTCACGGGCTCGACGGGCGCGCACATCCTCACGCCGCGCGAGCTCGCCAGCGGCACGCAGGCCTGGGCCAAGAAG GATCAACTAGTTCGCGCTGCGCCTGTTGAAGGCGGTATGGGGATGCAACTTCTTCAGAAGATGGGTTGGACACCCGGACAAGGTTTGGGCAAAGAAGGAACAGGAACATTACAACCTCTTCTTCTAGAAGTTAAGTTGGACACTAGAGGCTTAACATCCAAAGACGAGATCAGTAGCAGGCATGGAAAAAGT ATGAAACCCCAACGATTGGGTCGAAGAGGCTCTGCTCCATTAATGGCTGGTGGAAAACATCCTGTATCTTTACTCGGAGAGTATTGCTCGAAACAGAAACTCGGACCACCTGAATATAACTTATGTTTTGAGTGTGGCCCggatcataaaaaaaactttctgtTCAAG GTCAAGGTTGCAGGTGTTGAATATCAGCCTGCAGTGGCTAGTGCAAACAAGAAGCAAGCAAAAGCTGATGCAGCACAACTTGCCCTACAAAAATTAG GCAACTGTGGCCAGTCCCAAGAAATAGCGAAGAGACGATAA
- the LOC124543818 gene encoding protein Son-like isoform X2 — protein MTTLIDKIEMLIKREKTTPERKKDDTTKSSSEILSELFSAFNADPPKIDEIPHKKSKKSKKKHKKEKKKRSRSVSSDSDSEKSEYSHKRKKRKKSKSKKRKEVRSPSNCRSGTPEIKPNTQLLKTKIKKESIQFKPETKVKKEIKINKVPDTKVPAKTVDSNKTNSSSSVDTSTIPMPESPKEIKLESNDLRLQLDKKIDTTTESDKAKGKIQIKNLKFSAVFEETVKKAEEEARKKAEKVEEGEYTDSSSSSERDEESNSQFPKSSDPGGILKKQAAEEVKVPDKVSTEDKSSIKPKQTESTNKTSKKERSRSRKRSRSKSRRSRSHSTSRRRRHRSRSKSKRRSRSRHRSRSKRRSKSRSRHRSSSKSRHRSSSKSRHRSSSKSRHRSRHHSPRHRSRRSRSPTGVKLADSEKKRLLEVARRNAINMLKNGAVPAGAAVLPPHTRNQVMAAIQSGGKSVDELTDFCKHLSKKEALGELSSVSSNDDDMSENEDTIAFHHPFLVKEKAPIVMNIRGGAPLPAKSSILPIANKEELRLQFPVSSGTQHREKASEWVPVSPKKDMQVAKLNAKSPTRSTTPPYPMGLCSAPLALPASSSTSPSYLKSFTTGSQLSSVPALPAPGPQAYPPGVDSPTIDVESIVSQKLLMIRKEQEQNELDSTQGVLSLPQFGWSKESRPGQFTGSTGAHILTPRELASGTQAWAKKDQLVRAAPVEGGMGMQLLQKMGWTPGQGLGKEGTGTLQPLLLEVKLDTRGLTSKDEISSRHGKSMKPQRLGRRGSAPLMAGGKHPVSLLGEYCSKQKLGPPEYNLCFECGPDHKKNFLFKVKVAGVEYQPAVASANKKQAKADAAQLALQKLGIATVASPKK, from the exons ATGACtactttaattgataaaatagaaatgttaattaaaagagAAAAGACTACACCAGAACGAAAGAAAGATGACACCACTAAGTCCTCGAGTGAGATACTTTCCGAACTTTTTAGTGCCTTTAATGCCGACCCACCGAAAATTGATGAAATTCctcataaaaaatctaaaaaaagtaaaaagaaacataaaaaggaaaaaaagaaGCGTAGTCGCAGCGTAAGTTCGGATAGTGACTCAGAAAAGAGTGAATATTCTcacaaaagaaagaaaagaaaaaaatctaaatcaaaaaaaCGAAAGGAAGTAAGATCTCCTTCAAACTGTCGTTCCGGAACACCCGAAATAAAACCTAATACACAACTGCTTAAAACAAAGATCAAAAAAGAATCTATCCAATTCAAACCAGAAACTAAAGTTAAAaaggaaatcaaaatcaataaagtACCGGATACCAAGGTACCTGCTAAGACTGTAGATTCAAACAAGACAAATTCCTCATCAAGTGTAGATACAAGCACAATACCAATGCCAGAATCTCCAAAGGAAATAAAACTTGAATCTAATGATCTCCGATTACAGCTAGACAAAAAGATTGATACCACAACAGAAAGTGACAAAGCAAAaggaaaaattcaaataaaaaacttaaaattcagTGCAGTGTTTGAGGAAACAGTTAAAAAAGCAGAAGAAGAAGCAAGAAAGAAAGCTGAAAAGGTCGAAGAGGGTGAATATACTGATTCATCTAGCAGTTCCGAAAGAGACGAGGAGTCTAATTCACAATTCCCTAAGTCATCAGATCCTGGTGGTATATTAAAAAAGCAGGCTGCTGAAGAAGTCAAAgt TCCTGATAAGGTGAGCACAGAAGATAAGTCTTCCATTAAACCAAAGCAAACGGAAAGTACAAACAAGACTTCAAAGAAAGAAAGGAGTCGATCCAGAAAGAG aTCCCGTAGCAAGTCTAGGCGTTCCAGATCTCACTCGACATCACGACGTAGACGTCACAGATCACGGTCAAAGTCAAAGCGTAGAAGTCGCTCCAGACATAGATCTAGATCAAAACGAAGATCAAAATCGAGATCACGGCACAGGTCTTCCTCAAAATCGCGACACAGGTCCTCGTCGAAATCACGCCACAGATCCTCCTCGAAATCACGACATAGGTCTAGACATCATTCACCGAGACATAGGAGTCGGAGATCTAG ATCACCAACAGGTGTAAAATTAGCTGATAGTGAAAAGAAACGTCTTCTAGAAGTAGCAAGGCGAAATGCAATCAATATGCTTAAAAATGGAGCTGTACCGGCCGGAGCAGCTGTTTTACCTCCACACACAAGAAATCAAGTCATGGCTGCCATACAATCCGGAG GTAAATCTGTGGATGAACTGACAGACTTCTGCAAGCATCTATCAAAAAAAGAAGCACTGGGTGAACTGTCATCTGTCTCCTCTAATGATGATGACATGAGTGAGAACGAAGATACCATAGCATTTCATCATCCCTTCTTAGTCAAAGAAAAGGCCCCTATTGTTATGAATATAAGA GGTGGGGCCCCTCTGCCAGCAAAATCCTCTATACTGCCAATAGCAAATAAAGAAGAACTTCGACTTCAGTTTCCTGTGTCTTCTGGTACACAGCATAGAGAAAAAGCATCAGAATGGGTTCCTGTTTCACCTAAAAAGGACATG CAAGTTGCAAAGCTGAATGCCAAATCACCGACAAGATCCACCACACCTCCATATCCAATGGG TTTATGTTCTGCCCCATTGGCGCTTCCTGCGTCATCATCGACTTCTCCTTCATATTTGAAGAGTTTTACAACTGGGAGTC aGCTATCATCGGTTCCTGCTTTACCAGCTCCCGGCCCTCAGGCATATCCCCCGGGTGTAGATTCTCCAACTATC gaCGTGGAGTCTATCGTTTCCCAGAAGTTACTAATGATTCGTAAAGAACAAGAACAAAATGAATTAGATAGCACACAAggt GTGTTATCGCTCCCGCAGTTCGGGTGGTCGAAGGAGAGCCGGCCGGGCCAGTTCACGGGCTCGACGGGCGCGCACATCCTCACGCCGCGCGAGCTCGCCAGCGGCACGCAGGCCTGGGCCAAGAAG GATCAACTAGTTCGCGCTGCGCCTGTTGAAGGCGGTATGGGGATGCAACTTCTTCAGAAGATGGGTTGGACACCCGGACAAGGTTTGGGCAAAGAAGGAACAGGAACATTACAACCTCTTCTTCTAGAAGTTAAGTTGGACACTAGAGGCTTAACATCCAAAGACGAGATCAGTAGCAGGCATGGAAAAAGT ATGAAACCCCAACGATTGGGTCGAAGAGGCTCTGCTCCATTAATGGCTGGTGGAAAACATCCTGTATCTTTACTCGGAGAGTATTGCTCGAAACAGAAACTCGGACCACCTGAATATAACTTATGTTTTGAGTGTGGCCCggatcataaaaaaaactttctgtTCAAG GTCAAGGTTGCAGGTGTTGAATATCAGCCTGCAGTGGCTAGTGCAAACAAGAAGCAAGCAAAAGCTGATGCAGCACAACTTGCCCTACAAAAATTAGGCATT GCAACTGTGGCCAGTCCCAAGAAATAG
- the LOC124543818 gene encoding protein Son-like isoform X3: MTTLIDKIEMLIKREKTTPERKKDDTTKSSSEILSELFSAFNADPPKIDEIPHKKSKKSKKKHKKEKKKRSRSVSSDSDSEKSEYSHKRKKRKKSKSKKRKEVRSPSNCRSGTPEIKPNTQLLKTKIKKESIQFKPETKVKKEIKINKVPDTKVPAKTVDSNKTNSSSSVDTSTIPMPESPKEIKLESNDLRLQLDKKIDTTTESDKAKGKIQIKNLKFSAVFEETVKKAEEEARKKAEKVEEGEYTDSSSSSERDEESNSQFPKSSDPGGILKKQAAEEVKVPDKVSTEDKSSIKPKQTESTNKTSKKERSRSRKRSRSKSRRSRSHSTSRRRRHRSRSKSKRRSRSRHRSRSKRRSKSRSRHRSSSKSRHRSSSKSRHRSSSKSRHRSRHHSPRHRSRRSRSPTGVKLADSEKKRLLEVARRNAINMLKNGAVPAGAAVLPPHTRNQVMAAIQSGGKSVDELTDFCKHLSKKEALGELSSVSSNDDDMSENEDTIAFHHPFLVKEKAPIVMNIRGGAPLPAKSSILPIANKEELRLQFPVSSGTQHREKASEWVPVSPKKDMQVAKLNAKSPTRSTTPPYPMGLCSAPLALPASSSTSPSYLKSFTTGSQLSSVPALPAPGPQAYPPGVDSPTIDVESIVSQKLLMIRKEQEQNELDSTQGFGWSKESRPGQFTGSTGAHILTPRELASGTQAWAKKDQLVRAAPVEGGMGMQLLQKMGWTPGQGLGKEGTGTLQPLLLEVKLDTRGLTSKDEISSRHGKSMKPQRLGRRGSAPLMAGGKHPVSLLGEYCSKQKLGPPEYNLCFECGPDHKKNFLFKVKVAGVEYQPAVASANKKQAKADAAQLALQKLGNCGQSQEIAKRR, translated from the exons ATGACtactttaattgataaaatagaaatgttaattaaaagagAAAAGACTACACCAGAACGAAAGAAAGATGACACCACTAAGTCCTCGAGTGAGATACTTTCCGAACTTTTTAGTGCCTTTAATGCCGACCCACCGAAAATTGATGAAATTCctcataaaaaatctaaaaaaagtaaaaagaaacataaaaaggaaaaaaagaaGCGTAGTCGCAGCGTAAGTTCGGATAGTGACTCAGAAAAGAGTGAATATTCTcacaaaagaaagaaaagaaaaaaatctaaatcaaaaaaaCGAAAGGAAGTAAGATCTCCTTCAAACTGTCGTTCCGGAACACCCGAAATAAAACCTAATACACAACTGCTTAAAACAAAGATCAAAAAAGAATCTATCCAATTCAAACCAGAAACTAAAGTTAAAaaggaaatcaaaatcaataaagtACCGGATACCAAGGTACCTGCTAAGACTGTAGATTCAAACAAGACAAATTCCTCATCAAGTGTAGATACAAGCACAATACCAATGCCAGAATCTCCAAAGGAAATAAAACTTGAATCTAATGATCTCCGATTACAGCTAGACAAAAAGATTGATACCACAACAGAAAGTGACAAAGCAAAaggaaaaattcaaataaaaaacttaaaattcagTGCAGTGTTTGAGGAAACAGTTAAAAAAGCAGAAGAAGAAGCAAGAAAGAAAGCTGAAAAGGTCGAAGAGGGTGAATATACTGATTCATCTAGCAGTTCCGAAAGAGACGAGGAGTCTAATTCACAATTCCCTAAGTCATCAGATCCTGGTGGTATATTAAAAAAGCAGGCTGCTGAAGAAGTCAAAgt TCCTGATAAGGTGAGCACAGAAGATAAGTCTTCCATTAAACCAAAGCAAACGGAAAGTACAAACAAGACTTCAAAGAAAGAAAGGAGTCGATCCAGAAAGAG aTCCCGTAGCAAGTCTAGGCGTTCCAGATCTCACTCGACATCACGACGTAGACGTCACAGATCACGGTCAAAGTCAAAGCGTAGAAGTCGCTCCAGACATAGATCTAGATCAAAACGAAGATCAAAATCGAGATCACGGCACAGGTCTTCCTCAAAATCGCGACACAGGTCCTCGTCGAAATCACGCCACAGATCCTCCTCGAAATCACGACATAGGTCTAGACATCATTCACCGAGACATAGGAGTCGGAGATCTAG ATCACCAACAGGTGTAAAATTAGCTGATAGTGAAAAGAAACGTCTTCTAGAAGTAGCAAGGCGAAATGCAATCAATATGCTTAAAAATGGAGCTGTACCGGCCGGAGCAGCTGTTTTACCTCCACACACAAGAAATCAAGTCATGGCTGCCATACAATCCGGAG GTAAATCTGTGGATGAACTGACAGACTTCTGCAAGCATCTATCAAAAAAAGAAGCACTGGGTGAACTGTCATCTGTCTCCTCTAATGATGATGACATGAGTGAGAACGAAGATACCATAGCATTTCATCATCCCTTCTTAGTCAAAGAAAAGGCCCCTATTGTTATGAATATAAGA GGTGGGGCCCCTCTGCCAGCAAAATCCTCTATACTGCCAATAGCAAATAAAGAAGAACTTCGACTTCAGTTTCCTGTGTCTTCTGGTACACAGCATAGAGAAAAAGCATCAGAATGGGTTCCTGTTTCACCTAAAAAGGACATG CAAGTTGCAAAGCTGAATGCCAAATCACCGACAAGATCCACCACACCTCCATATCCAATGGG TTTATGTTCTGCCCCATTGGCGCTTCCTGCGTCATCATCGACTTCTCCTTCATATTTGAAGAGTTTTACAACTGGGAGTC aGCTATCATCGGTTCCTGCTTTACCAGCTCCCGGCCCTCAGGCATATCCCCCGGGTGTAGATTCTCCAACTATC gaCGTGGAGTCTATCGTTTCCCAGAAGTTACTAATGATTCGTAAAGAACAAGAACAAAATGAATTAGATAGCACACAAggt TTCGGGTGGTCGAAGGAGAGCCGGCCGGGCCAGTTCACGGGCTCGACGGGCGCGCACATCCTCACGCCGCGCGAGCTCGCCAGCGGCACGCAGGCCTGGGCCAAGAAG GATCAACTAGTTCGCGCTGCGCCTGTTGAAGGCGGTATGGGGATGCAACTTCTTCAGAAGATGGGTTGGACACCCGGACAAGGTTTGGGCAAAGAAGGAACAGGAACATTACAACCTCTTCTTCTAGAAGTTAAGTTGGACACTAGAGGCTTAACATCCAAAGACGAGATCAGTAGCAGGCATGGAAAAAGT ATGAAACCCCAACGATTGGGTCGAAGAGGCTCTGCTCCATTAATGGCTGGTGGAAAACATCCTGTATCTTTACTCGGAGAGTATTGCTCGAAACAGAAACTCGGACCACCTGAATATAACTTATGTTTTGAGTGTGGCCCggatcataaaaaaaactttctgtTCAAG GTCAAGGTTGCAGGTGTTGAATATCAGCCTGCAGTGGCTAGTGCAAACAAGAAGCAAGCAAAAGCTGATGCAGCACAACTTGCCCTACAAAAATTAG GCAACTGTGGCCAGTCCCAAGAAATAGCGAAGAGACGATAA
- the LOC124543818 gene encoding protein Son-like isoform X7, translated as MTTLIDKIEMLIKREKTTPERKKDDTTKSSSEILSELFSAFNADPPKIDEIPHKKSKKSKKKHKKEKKKRSRSVSSDSDSEKSEYSHKRKKRKKSKSKKRKEVRSPSNCRSGTPEIKPNTQLLKTKIKKESIQFKPETKVKKEIKINKVPDTKVPAKTVDSNKTNSSSSVDTSTIPMPESPKEIKLESNDLRLQLDKKIDTTTESDKAKGKIQIKNLKFSAVFEETVKKAEEEARKKAEKVEEGEYTDSSSSSERDEESNSQFPKSSDPGGILKKQAAEEVKVPDKVSTEDKSSIKPKQTESTNKTSKKERSRSRKRSRSKSRRSRSHSTSRRRRHRSRSKSKRRSRSRHRSRSKRRSKSRSRHRSSSKSRHRSSSKSRHRSSSKSRHRSRHHSPRHRSRRSRSPTGVKLADSEKKRLLEVARRNAINMLKNGAVPAGAAVLPPHTRNQVMAAIQSGGKSVDELTDFCKHLSKKEALGELSSVSSNDDDMSENEDTIAFHHPFLVKEKAPIVMNIRGGAPLPAKSSILPIANKEELRLQFPVSSGTQHREKASEWVPVSPKKDMQVAKLNAKSPTRSTTPPYPMGLCSAPLALPASSSTSPSYLKSFTTGSQLSSVPALPAPGPQAYPPGVDSPTIDVESIVSQKLLMIRKEQEQNELDSTQGFGWSKESRPGQFTGSTGAHILTPRELASGTQAWAKKDQLVRAAPVEGGMGMQLLQKMGWTPGQGLGKEGTGTLQPLLLEVKLDTRGLTSKDEISSRHGKSMKPQRLGRRGSAPLMAGGKHPVSLLGEYCSKQKLGPPEYNLCFECGPDHKKNFLFKVKVAGVEYQPAVASANKKQAKADAAQLALQKLGIATVASPKK; from the exons ATGACtactttaattgataaaatagaaatgttaattaaaagagAAAAGACTACACCAGAACGAAAGAAAGATGACACCACTAAGTCCTCGAGTGAGATACTTTCCGAACTTTTTAGTGCCTTTAATGCCGACCCACCGAAAATTGATGAAATTCctcataaaaaatctaaaaaaagtaaaaagaaacataaaaaggaaaaaaagaaGCGTAGTCGCAGCGTAAGTTCGGATAGTGACTCAGAAAAGAGTGAATATTCTcacaaaagaaagaaaagaaaaaaatctaaatcaaaaaaaCGAAAGGAAGTAAGATCTCCTTCAAACTGTCGTTCCGGAACACCCGAAATAAAACCTAATACACAACTGCTTAAAACAAAGATCAAAAAAGAATCTATCCAATTCAAACCAGAAACTAAAGTTAAAaaggaaatcaaaatcaataaagtACCGGATACCAAGGTACCTGCTAAGACTGTAGATTCAAACAAGACAAATTCCTCATCAAGTGTAGATACAAGCACAATACCAATGCCAGAATCTCCAAAGGAAATAAAACTTGAATCTAATGATCTCCGATTACAGCTAGACAAAAAGATTGATACCACAACAGAAAGTGACAAAGCAAAaggaaaaattcaaataaaaaacttaaaattcagTGCAGTGTTTGAGGAAACAGTTAAAAAAGCAGAAGAAGAAGCAAGAAAGAAAGCTGAAAAGGTCGAAGAGGGTGAATATACTGATTCATCTAGCAGTTCCGAAAGAGACGAGGAGTCTAATTCACAATTCCCTAAGTCATCAGATCCTGGTGGTATATTAAAAAAGCAGGCTGCTGAAGAAGTCAAAgt TCCTGATAAGGTGAGCACAGAAGATAAGTCTTCCATTAAACCAAAGCAAACGGAAAGTACAAACAAGACTTCAAAGAAAGAAAGGAGTCGATCCAGAAAGAG aTCCCGTAGCAAGTCTAGGCGTTCCAGATCTCACTCGACATCACGACGTAGACGTCACAGATCACGGTCAAAGTCAAAGCGTAGAAGTCGCTCCAGACATAGATCTAGATCAAAACGAAGATCAAAATCGAGATCACGGCACAGGTCTTCCTCAAAATCGCGACACAGGTCCTCGTCGAAATCACGCCACAGATCCTCCTCGAAATCACGACATAGGTCTAGACATCATTCACCGAGACATAGGAGTCGGAGATCTAG ATCACCAACAGGTGTAAAATTAGCTGATAGTGAAAAGAAACGTCTTCTAGAAGTAGCAAGGCGAAATGCAATCAATATGCTTAAAAATGGAGCTGTACCGGCCGGAGCAGCTGTTTTACCTCCACACACAAGAAATCAAGTCATGGCTGCCATACAATCCGGAG GTAAATCTGTGGATGAACTGACAGACTTCTGCAAGCATCTATCAAAAAAAGAAGCACTGGGTGAACTGTCATCTGTCTCCTCTAATGATGATGACATGAGTGAGAACGAAGATACCATAGCATTTCATCATCCCTTCTTAGTCAAAGAAAAGGCCCCTATTGTTATGAATATAAGA GGTGGGGCCCCTCTGCCAGCAAAATCCTCTATACTGCCAATAGCAAATAAAGAAGAACTTCGACTTCAGTTTCCTGTGTCTTCTGGTACACAGCATAGAGAAAAAGCATCAGAATGGGTTCCTGTTTCACCTAAAAAGGACATG CAAGTTGCAAAGCTGAATGCCAAATCACCGACAAGATCCACCACACCTCCATATCCAATGGG TTTATGTTCTGCCCCATTGGCGCTTCCTGCGTCATCATCGACTTCTCCTTCATATTTGAAGAGTTTTACAACTGGGAGTC aGCTATCATCGGTTCCTGCTTTACCAGCTCCCGGCCCTCAGGCATATCCCCCGGGTGTAGATTCTCCAACTATC gaCGTGGAGTCTATCGTTTCCCAGAAGTTACTAATGATTCGTAAAGAACAAGAACAAAATGAATTAGATAGCACACAAggt TTCGGGTGGTCGAAGGAGAGCCGGCCGGGCCAGTTCACGGGCTCGACGGGCGCGCACATCCTCACGCCGCGCGAGCTCGCCAGCGGCACGCAGGCCTGGGCCAAGAAG GATCAACTAGTTCGCGCTGCGCCTGTTGAAGGCGGTATGGGGATGCAACTTCTTCAGAAGATGGGTTGGACACCCGGACAAGGTTTGGGCAAAGAAGGAACAGGAACATTACAACCTCTTCTTCTAGAAGTTAAGTTGGACACTAGAGGCTTAACATCCAAAGACGAGATCAGTAGCAGGCATGGAAAAAGT ATGAAACCCCAACGATTGGGTCGAAGAGGCTCTGCTCCATTAATGGCTGGTGGAAAACATCCTGTATCTTTACTCGGAGAGTATTGCTCGAAACAGAAACTCGGACCACCTGAATATAACTTATGTTTTGAGTGTGGCCCggatcataaaaaaaactttctgtTCAAG GTCAAGGTTGCAGGTGTTGAATATCAGCCTGCAGTGGCTAGTGCAAACAAGAAGCAAGCAAAAGCTGATGCAGCACAACTTGCCCTACAAAAATTAGGCATT GCAACTGTGGCCAGTCCCAAGAAATAG